Proteins from one Mytilus galloprovincialis chromosome 11, xbMytGall1.hap1.1, whole genome shotgun sequence genomic window:
- the LOC143052651 gene encoding uncharacterized protein LOC143052651, translating to MYTDKDDNEYPDRSVKLLNEKRSEYDVDMKSNGGKQTKNPQRKICTCVWIKKRKWKVFFGIIAACSIGSVALSFYKMANLSLDEKEISSMKKDILDMKQQRKKFENDIKLLYAGHYDQNDNLDTLETVLQNTTVTFNERINNLTTELNTLAKKYERQGRLQMEMQKQIDAMGTKNRKKFEEFNQKMVVMMQKINDMIASQEALKNESRDTQSSLRRETQNAVDKIRNDFRAAQHKLESDYRETRNSLNELKASQQSLRSMLLGKLSDLKKQVQTKPNSGPTTRSSVGLILVLLLFIRLSF from the exons ATGTATACAG ACAAAGACGACAATGAGTATCCAGATCGCTCTGTCAAGTTACTTAACGAGAAGAGAAGTGAatatgatgttgacatgaaatctAATGGCGGGAAACAGACGAAAAATCCGCAGCGAAAAATATGTACATGTGTTTggattaaaaaaaggaaatggaaaGTTTTTTTCGGTATCATAGCAGCGTGTAGTATTGGCTCCGTTGcattgtcattttacaaaatggcgAATTTGTCCCTTGATGAGAAAG AGATATCCAGTATGAAAAAAGACATATTAGATATGAAACAACAGaggaaaaaatttgaaaatgacattAAACTATTGTATGCTGGACATTACGATCAAAATGACAACTTGGACACATTAGAAACAG TGCTTCAGAATACAACTGTGACCTTTAATGAGCGCATCAACAATCTTACAACAGAGCTTAACACATTAGCTAAAAAATACGAACGTCAAGGAAGACTCCAAATGGAAATGCAAAAACAGATCGATGCAATGGGAACGAAAAATAGAAAGAAGTTTGAAGAATTCAACCAAAAGATGGTTGTTATGatgcaaaaaataaatgatatgatTGCATCACAAGAAGCTCTGAAAAATGAATCAAGAGACACTCAAAGTAGTTTACGTAGGGAAACACAAAACGCAGTGGATAAGATACGAAATGATTTCAGAGCTGCACAACACAAGTTAGAATCTGACTATAGAGAAACTCGGAACTCACTCAATGAACTTAAAGCAAGCCAGCAATCTCTACGCAGTATGTTACTTGGGAAAC TTTCAGATCTGAAGAAGCAAGTTCAAACCAAACCAAATTCCGGTCCGACTACTCGAAGCTCTGTTGGATTAATTTTAGTTTTACTGTTATTCATCCGTTTATCTTTTTGA